In Sporichthyaceae bacterium, a single window of DNA contains:
- the mscL gene encoding large conductance mechanosensitive channel protein MscL: MHGFKRFLLRGNLVDLAVAVVVGAAFGTMVKSMVQDLLTPLIAAIGGQPDFSALRFTVHHSVFRYGDFINALIAFVVVACALYFFIVLPFSKLLETWMPTPQEPAPTATCPHCKSTIAVDAAACAFCTRDVEPQLVGAGPVSHRR; the protein is encoded by the coding sequence ATGCACGGGTTCAAGAGATTTTTGTTACGTGGCAACCTCGTCGATCTTGCGGTCGCAGTGGTGGTCGGCGCTGCGTTCGGAACGATGGTCAAATCGATGGTGCAGGACCTGCTGACCCCGCTGATCGCGGCGATCGGCGGCCAGCCGGACTTCAGCGCACTGCGGTTCACCGTGCACCACTCGGTGTTCCGCTACGGCGATTTCATCAACGCGCTGATCGCGTTCGTGGTCGTGGCCTGCGCGCTGTACTTCTTCATCGTGCTGCCGTTCAGCAAGCTGCTGGAGACCTGGATGCCGACTCCGCAGGAGCCGGCACCTACTGCGACGTGCCCGCACTGCAAGTCCACGATCGCCGTCGACGCCGCCGCCTGCGCGTTCTGCACCCGCGATGTCGAACCGCAGTTGGTCGGCGCCGGACCGGTGTCCCACCGGCGTTGA
- a CDS encoding ferredoxin reductase family protein, whose product MTAGLMLVSAMWWSDNPTVPAGAGARWIAAGRLFGLYGAALTSAAVLLQSRVPWLDRAVGTDRLARLHARLGRIVIGALSAHVGCIVTGYARRAHVSPVSQIRTLWSAYPHVLMAGFGFAMLLLVGATSAGIVRANLPYELWHLLHLGTYVAIGLAFAHTLVVGDDFVGHPVHRRAWEGWFLAVAITVGWFRWLRPLLRMLVHRTVVAGTVAESHDVVSISVTGRRLHRFGGQPGQFVRVRFCTRGRWWQSHPFSLSAVPDGHRIRISVKGVGDHTRGLREVRPGTRVLLTGPYGGLIGSRRTCPDTVLVAGGIGITPLRALFETFTAASGRTMLIYRVRTEQDLVLRDELDTLACRAGASVLYLIGPHPRDPADEPLAALGSLVPDIAQRDVFVCGPPAMMTAVIATARRLGVPRRNIHAERFSL is encoded by the coding sequence GTGACCGCAGGGCTGATGTTGGTCAGCGCCATGTGGTGGAGCGATAACCCGACGGTTCCCGCGGGTGCCGGGGCGAGATGGATTGCCGCAGGGCGGTTGTTCGGGCTCTACGGGGCCGCGCTGACCAGTGCCGCGGTGCTGCTGCAGTCCCGGGTGCCGTGGCTGGACCGGGCCGTCGGCACCGACCGGCTCGCCCGACTGCACGCGCGGCTGGGCCGGATTGTGATCGGCGCGCTGTCCGCTCACGTCGGCTGCATCGTGACCGGTTACGCACGGCGCGCGCACGTGAGCCCGGTCAGCCAGATCCGCACCCTGTGGAGTGCGTACCCGCACGTGCTGATGGCCGGCTTCGGTTTCGCGATGCTGCTGCTGGTGGGTGCGACCAGCGCCGGCATCGTGCGGGCGAACCTGCCCTACGAGCTCTGGCACCTGCTGCACCTGGGCACCTACGTGGCAATCGGGCTGGCGTTCGCCCACACCCTGGTCGTGGGCGACGACTTCGTCGGGCACCCCGTCCATCGCCGGGCCTGGGAGGGTTGGTTTCTCGCGGTCGCAATCACCGTCGGCTGGTTCCGCTGGTTGCGCCCGTTGTTGCGGATGCTGGTGCACCGCACCGTCGTCGCCGGGACCGTCGCTGAGTCCCACGACGTCGTCTCGATTTCCGTTACCGGCCGACGCCTGCATCGCTTCGGCGGACAGCCCGGGCAGTTCGTGCGCGTGCGGTTCTGCACCCGCGGCCGGTGGTGGCAGTCCCACCCGTTCTCCCTGTCCGCCGTGCCCGACGGGCACCGGATCAGGATCAGCGTCAAGGGCGTCGGCGATCACACCCGCGGGTTGCGCGAGGTCCGGCCCGGCACCCGGGTGCTGCTGACCGGCCCCTACGGTGGCCTGATCGGTTCTCGACGCACGTGCCCCGACACCGTGCTGGTGGCCGGCGGAATCGGGATCACCCCGCTACGTGCGTTGTTCGAGACATTCACCGCCGCGTCGGGCCGGACCATGTTGATCTACCGGGTCAGAACCGAGCAGGACCTGGTGCTGCGCGACGAGCTCGATACGCTGGCCTGCCGCGCCGGTGCGTCGGTGCTCTACCTGATCGGTCCGCACCCGCGGGATCCGGCCGACGAACCACTGGCCGCGCTGGGTTCCCTGGTGCCGGACATCGCCCAACGGGACGTGTTCGTGTGCGGGCCGCCCGCGATGATGACCGCCGTCATCGCCACCGCGCGCCGGCTGGGCGTGCCCCGACGGAACATCCACGCCGAACGGTTCAGCCTGTGA